The following proteins come from a genomic window of Vanessa tameamea isolate UH-Manoa-2023 chromosome 6, ilVanTame1 primary haplotype, whole genome shotgun sequence:
- the LOC113403208 gene encoding protein vestigial has protein sequence MAVSCPEVMYGAYYPYLYGRGAARSFHHAPHFQYDRLNVQSAGNAAGEYGGGGAVSASGAPALSSGSASSGAQSPGSPPHAHSLPLPQHAHAHAHLAHSHNHQPAHHSPRLRTKEEDLSAHGRASADGGGSSESEGECGGGARARAQYVSANCVVFTHYSGDVAAVVDEHFARALALDKPKEGVPMASRNLPASFFNAAAAGPACAGLDLYDYDPWHQHYAGYGHAAHRHAAEYHAAAAHHNMAAAGYGGLLLGRGSLHAQYKPVDWPAHAHAHAHAAHAHHAHAHHASPHLDPAACSPYSYPAPPGLEAQVQDTSKDLYWF, from the exons aTGGCGGTGAGCTGCCCCGAGGTGATGTACGGCGCCTACTACCCCTACCTATACGGCCGCGGCGCCGCGCGTTCCTTCCACCACGCGCCGCACTTCCAGTACGACCGG TTGAACGTGCAGAGTGCAGGCAATGCAGCTGGCGAGTACGGTGGCGGCGGCGCGGTGTCCGCCAGCGGCGCGCCTGCGCTTAGCTCGGGCTCGGCCTCCTCCGGCGCGCAGTCGCCCGGCTCCCCGCCGCACGCGCACTCTCTGCCGTTGCCTCAGCATGCGCATGCTCACGCGCATCTCGCGCATTCGCACAACCACCAGCCCGCACATCACTCGCCGCGATTGCGCACCAAGGAGGAGGACCTCTCAGCGCACGGTCGTGCTAGCGCTGATG GCGGTGGATCGTCAGAGTCGGAGGGCGAGTGTGGTGGAGGCGCGCGTGCGCGTGCTCAGTACGTTAGTGCTAACTGCGTCGTGTTCACGCATTACTCCGGCGACGTCGCTGCCGTCGTCGACGAGCACTTCGCCCGCGCCCTGGCACTCGACAAGCCTAAAG AGGGCGTGCCGATGGCGTCGCGAAACCTGCCCGCGTCGTTCTTCaacgcggcggcggcgggcccCGCCTGCGCCGGCCTCGACCTCTACGACTACGACCCCTGGCACCAGCACTATGCGGG GTACGGTCACGCGGCGCACCGACACGCGGCCGAGTACCACGCGGCGGCCGCGCACCACAACATGGCGGCGGCGGGCTACGGCGGGCTGCTGCTGGGCCGCGGCTCGCTGCACGCGCAGTACAAGCCGGTGGACTGGCCGGCGCACGCGCACGCCCACGCGCACGCCGCGCACGCGCACCACGCGCACGCGCACCACGCCTCGCCGCACCTCGACCCCGCCGCCTGCTCGCCCTACTCCTACCCGGCGCCGCCCG GTCTGGAGGCGCAGGTGCAGGACACGTCGAAGGACCTGTACTGGTTCTGA